One window of Streptomyces sp. NBC_00273 genomic DNA carries:
- a CDS encoding globin domain-containing protein: MLSEKSSATVRATLPAVGAAIGDIAELFYTKLFAAHPALIRDLFNRGNQKAGLQQQALAGSVAAFATHLLAHPDTRPDVMLGRIAHKHASLGVTREQYAVVHQHLFEAIAEVLGEAVTPEVAQAWDEVYWLMANALIALEERLYAEQRVVAGDVWRQWTVTERVAETADCTTFRITPADGAPAPAHRPGQYVSVQVELPDGARQIRQYSLITSPDSAVRAITVKRVHGPAAAGPDGEVSNHLHARVHAGATLRVSAPYGDLVLADSAAPVLLASAGIGCTPMLSMLEHLADTGHAAPVTVLHADRSPADHPLRGDHRALTHKLADASARFWYEESAEPGDGEGRMDLSAVPLAPGTRAYLCGPLPFMRAVREQLIAKGLPAADIHYEVFGPDLWLASA; this comes from the coding sequence ATGCTGTCCGAGAAGTCGAGCGCGACCGTACGAGCCACCCTGCCCGCCGTCGGGGCGGCCATCGGCGACATAGCCGAGCTCTTCTACACCAAGCTCTTCGCCGCCCACCCGGCACTGATCCGCGACCTCTTCAACCGGGGGAACCAGAAGGCCGGCCTCCAGCAGCAGGCCCTCGCGGGCTCCGTCGCCGCCTTCGCCACCCACCTCCTCGCCCACCCGGACACCCGGCCCGACGTGATGCTCGGCCGCATCGCGCACAAGCACGCCAGCCTCGGCGTCACCCGCGAGCAGTACGCGGTCGTCCACCAGCACCTCTTCGAGGCGATCGCCGAAGTCCTCGGCGAGGCCGTCACCCCCGAGGTCGCCCAGGCCTGGGACGAGGTCTACTGGCTGATGGCGAACGCCCTGATCGCCCTGGAGGAGCGCCTCTACGCCGAGCAGCGGGTCGTCGCCGGCGACGTGTGGCGCCAGTGGACCGTCACCGAGCGGGTGGCCGAGACCGCGGACTGCACCACCTTCCGGATCACCCCCGCCGACGGCGCCCCGGCGCCCGCCCACCGGCCCGGCCAGTACGTTTCGGTCCAGGTCGAACTCCCGGACGGCGCCCGCCAGATCCGCCAGTACAGCCTGATCACCTCCCCGGACTCCGCGGTCCGCGCGATCACCGTCAAGCGGGTCCACGGCCCGGCCGCCGCGGGCCCCGACGGCGAGGTCTCCAACCACCTGCACGCCCGGGTCCACGCCGGAGCCACCCTGCGGGTCTCGGCCCCCTACGGCGACCTGGTCCTGGCGGACTCGGCCGCCCCGGTGCTGCTCGCCTCGGCCGGCATCGGCTGCACCCCGATGCTCTCGATGCTGGAGCACCTGGCCGACACCGGGCACGCCGCCCCGGTGACCGTGCTGCACGCCGACCGCTCCCCCGCCGACCACCCGCTGCGGGGCGACCACCGGGCACTGACGCACAAACTGGCCGACGCCTCGGCCCGGTTCTGGTACGAGGAGTCGGCGGAGCCGGGCGACGGCGAGGGCCGCATGGACCTCTCGGCCGTCCCCCTCGCCCCGGGCACCAGGGCCTACCTGTGCGGGCCGCTCCCCTTCATGCGGGCCGTGCGCGAGCAGCTGATCGCCAAGGGGCTGCCGGCCGCCGACATCCACTACGAGGTCTTCGGCCCGGACCTGTGGCTCGCATCGGCCTGA
- a CDS encoding SDR family oxidoreductase has protein sequence MGVLKGKTALVTGGSRGIGRAVAERLARDGALVAVHYGRNAAAAQETVAAIGAAGGRAFAIGAELGVPGDAEALWAAYAAHPDHTEGVDILVNNAGAAAFAGIADTDEEMYDRAHALNAKAPFFVIKYGLERLRDGGRIVNVTGTPDIALPAILATVTAKGAANALTRSLAAELAPRGITVNSVGPGITETDLNAGLLADGATRAHLAARSVFHRVGTAQEVADVVAFLASPDSRWVTGQHVDATGGLQLALI, from the coding sequence ATGGGCGTGCTCAAGGGAAAGACGGCACTGGTCACCGGCGGTAGCCGGGGCATCGGACGGGCCGTGGCCGAGCGGTTGGCGCGGGACGGGGCACTCGTCGCGGTGCACTACGGGCGCAACGCGGCAGCAGCACAGGAGACCGTCGCGGCGATCGGGGCGGCCGGCGGACGGGCCTTCGCCATCGGGGCCGAGCTCGGCGTCCCCGGGGACGCCGAGGCCCTCTGGGCCGCGTACGCGGCCCATCCCGACCACACCGAGGGCGTGGACATCCTGGTGAACAACGCCGGGGCGGCGGCCTTCGCGGGGATCGCGGACACGGACGAGGAGATGTACGACCGGGCGCACGCGCTCAACGCCAAGGCGCCGTTCTTCGTGATCAAGTACGGGCTGGAGCGGCTGCGCGACGGGGGCCGGATCGTGAACGTGACCGGCACCCCGGACATCGCCCTGCCGGCCATCCTGGCCACGGTCACGGCCAAGGGCGCCGCGAACGCGCTGACCCGGTCGCTGGCCGCCGAACTGGCCCCGCGCGGGATCACCGTGAACTCGGTCGGCCCCGGCATCACCGAGACCGACCTCAACGCGGGCCTCCTCGCGGACGGGGCGACCCGGGCCCACCTGGCCGCCCGCTCGGTCTTCCACCGGGTGGGCACGGCCCAGGAGGTCGCCGACGTGGTGGCCTTCCTGGCCTCGCCGGACTCCCGCTGGGTGACGGGCCAGCACGTGGACGCGACGGGCGGCCTGCAGCTGGCGCTGATCTAG
- a CDS encoding UBP-type zinc finger domain-containing protein: MSECTHVAELPRPEPVPSHHTCPECLALGSHPVQLRMCLSCGYVACCDSSPHRHATAHHQETGHPLMRSFEPGETWRWCFVDGSIV, from the coding sequence ATGAGCGAGTGCACCCACGTTGCCGAACTGCCGCGTCCCGAACCGGTGCCCTCCCACCACACCTGCCCCGAATGCCTGGCCCTCGGCAGCCACCCCGTGCAACTGCGGATGTGCCTGTCGTGCGGGTACGTGGCCTGCTGTGATTCCTCGCCCCATCGGCACGCCACAGCGCACCACCAGGAGACCGGCCACCCGCTGATGCGGAGCTTCGAACCAGGTGAGACCTGGCGCTGGTGTTTCGTCGACGGTTCGATCGTCTGA
- a CDS encoding anti-sigma regulatory factor, translated as MSQIAGEPGTQDFVEVRLPAAGAYLSVLRTATAGLAARLDFTLDEIEDLRIAVDEACAILLQQAVPGSVLSCVFRLIDDSLEVTVSAPTTDGRAPERDTFAWTVLSALAGKVEATVEENRTVSISLYKQRGAGPGPA; from the coding sequence GTGTCCCAGATCGCAGGCGAGCCCGGGACTCAGGACTTCGTGGAAGTCCGGCTGCCCGCTGCGGGTGCCTACCTGTCGGTGCTGCGGACGGCCACGGCCGGTCTCGCGGCACGGTTGGACTTCACCCTCGACGAGATCGAGGACCTCCGCATCGCGGTGGACGAGGCCTGCGCGATCCTGCTCCAGCAGGCCGTGCCGGGCTCCGTCCTCAGCTGCGTGTTCCGGCTGATCGACGATTCGCTGGAAGTGACCGTCTCGGCGCCGACCACCGACGGGCGCGCACCGGAGCGCGACACGTTCGCGTGGACGGTCCTGTCGGCACTGGCCGGCAAGGTCGAGGCCACGGTCGAGGAGAACCGGACGGTGAGCATCAGCCTCTACAAACAGCGCGGCGCGGGACCAGGCCCGGCGTGA
- a CDS encoding 1-aminocyclopropane-1-carboxylate deaminase/D-cysteine desulfhydrase, translating to MNRPANVDVLLQPRPPSPLQEVRDAGFERHGVRLLLKRDDLVHPELPGNKWRKLAPNLRAAVDAGHDGLVTFGGAYSNHLRATAAAGRLLGLRTVGIVRGDELAGQPLNDSLARCAADGMRLHFVSRSEYRRKAEPQELARLVDAAGAGGAYVVPEGGSNALALHGCAELGRELRGAADVVAVACGTGGTLAGLAAGLAPEQRALGVPVLAGGFLTAEIRSLQAAAFGGPAGTWTLAEDFHHGGYARVPAELEAFAADFGSRHGLPVERIYVAKLLWALTELTAAGAFPRGTVLAAVVTGRP from the coding sequence GTGAACCGCCCCGCGAACGTTGACGTGCTCCTGCAGCCCCGCCCGCCGTCGCCCCTGCAGGAGGTCCGCGACGCCGGGTTCGAGCGGCACGGCGTACGGCTCCTGCTCAAGCGCGACGACCTCGTGCATCCCGAGCTGCCCGGCAACAAGTGGCGCAAGCTCGCGCCCAACCTGCGCGCGGCCGTGGACGCCGGCCACGACGGCCTCGTCACCTTCGGCGGGGCGTACTCCAACCACTTGCGGGCCACGGCGGCCGCCGGGCGGCTGCTCGGGCTGCGGACGGTCGGCATCGTGCGCGGGGACGAGCTGGCCGGGCAGCCGCTGAACGACTCGCTCGCCCGGTGCGCCGCCGACGGGATGCGGCTGCACTTCGTGTCCCGGTCGGAGTACCGGCGCAAGGCCGAGCCGCAGGAGCTGGCCCGGCTGGTGGACGCGGCGGGCGCGGGCGGCGCCTACGTGGTCCCCGAGGGGGGCAGCAACGCCCTCGCCCTGCACGGCTGCGCCGAGCTCGGCCGTGAACTGCGCGGCGCCGCCGACGTGGTGGCAGTGGCCTGCGGCACCGGCGGGACCCTGGCGGGCCTCGCGGCCGGGCTGGCCCCCGAGCAGCGGGCGCTCGGGGTCCCGGTCCTGGCAGGCGGTTTCCTGACCGCGGAGATACGTTCCCTCCAGGCCGCCGCCTTCGGGGGGCCGGCCGGCACGTGGACCTTGGCCGAGGACTTCCACCACGGCGGCTACGCCCGGGTCCCGGCCGAGCTGGAGGCCTTCGCCGCCGACTTCGGGTCCCGCCACGGCCTCCCGGTGGAGCGGATCTACGTGGCCAAGCTGCTCTGGGCCCTGACCGAGCTCACCGCCGCCGGTGCCTTCCCGCGCGGCACGGTCCTCGCCGCCGTCGTCACGGGCCGGCCGTAG
- a CDS encoding TetR/AcrR family transcriptional regulator yields MVTGQRGRPRSFDRDAALDKAMFAFWERGYEATSISDLTASLGISAPSLYAAFGDKRKLFDEVVVVYGGRYADFAGVALAEEPTARAAVARILREAADVYTDPAHPPGCMVISAAINTTSDEVAQALRERRNANLMMFESRIRADVAAGALPADTDARALARYAGAVLQGMSQQSRDGASREELAAVAERALLAWPAA; encoded by the coding sequence ATGGTGACCGGACAGCGCGGCAGACCCCGTTCCTTCGACCGCGACGCCGCCCTCGACAAGGCGATGTTCGCCTTCTGGGAGCGCGGCTACGAGGCGACCTCCATCTCCGACCTGACCGCCTCGCTCGGCATCAGTGCGCCCAGCCTCTACGCGGCCTTCGGCGACAAGCGCAAGCTCTTCGACGAGGTCGTGGTGGTGTACGGCGGTCGGTACGCGGACTTCGCGGGCGTGGCGCTCGCCGAGGAGCCCACCGCCCGGGCGGCCGTCGCCCGCATCCTGCGCGAGGCCGCCGACGTCTACACCGACCCGGCCCACCCGCCCGGCTGCATGGTGATCAGCGCCGCGATCAACACCACCTCCGACGAGGTGGCGCAGGCGCTGCGCGAGCGCCGCAACGCCAACCTGATGATGTTCGAGAGCCGGATCCGGGCCGACGTGGCGGCGGGCGCGCTGCCCGCGGACACGGACGCGCGGGCGCTGGCCCGGTACGCCGGAGCGGTGCTTCAGGGGATGTCCCAGCAGTCGCGCGACGGGGCGAGCCGGGAAGAACTGGCGGCGGTGGCGGAGCGGGCCCTGCTGGCCTGGCCCGCGGCCTGA
- a CDS encoding N-acetylmuramoyl-L-alanine amidase produces the protein MAAPMSADRFINALRNEGLTVVEVGAWRTHNRNHKGPWGPVHGVMIHHTVTRGTPYTVELCRQGYSALPGPLCHGVIAKDGRVHLVGYGRANHAGAGDSDVLAAVIAEKRLPPDNETDTDGNRYFYGFECENLGDGEDPWPVVQLDAIARASAAICRFHRWTARSVIGHREWQPGKVDPRGFTMDSMRDRIAERLK, from the coding sequence ATGGCCGCACCCATGTCCGCGGACCGTTTCATCAACGCACTGCGCAACGAGGGCCTGACCGTCGTCGAAGTCGGCGCCTGGCGCACTCACAACCGCAACCACAAGGGCCCGTGGGGGCCCGTCCACGGGGTGATGATCCACCACACGGTCACCCGCGGCACCCCGTACACGGTCGAGCTCTGCCGGCAGGGCTACAGCGCCCTGCCCGGCCCGCTCTGCCACGGAGTGATCGCCAAGGACGGCCGCGTCCACCTGGTCGGCTACGGCCGCGCCAACCACGCGGGCGCCGGCGACTCCGACGTCCTGGCGGCAGTGATCGCGGAGAAGCGGCTGCCGCCGGACAACGAGACGGACACCGACGGCAACCGCTACTTCTACGGTTTCGAGTGCGAGAACCTCGGCGACGGCGAGGACCCCTGGCCGGTGGTCCAGCTCGACGCCATCGCCCGCGCTTCGGCGGCCATATGCCGGTTCCACCGCTGGACGGCCCGCTCGGTGATCGGCCACCGCGAGTGGCAGCCGGGCAAGGTCGACCCCCGGGGCTTCACGATGGATTCCATGCGCGACCGCATCGCCGAGCGCCTGAAGTAG
- a CDS encoding Na+/H+ antiporter, with product MEVLPLVALVAGSAAVAGLARRTPVPAPLLLVAAGLLAAYVPGVPAYALDPHIVLPLLLPPLLYTAAVDSSYLDLRANVRPIAMLSVGYVLFATVAVGYAAYLLVPGLSLPVALVLGAVIAPPDAVAATAIARKLRLPNRITTILQGESLVNDATAITAYKVALAAAVGVSAGWAGGIAEFLLASVGGIGVGLLLMVPIHHLRTRLKEPLLQNTLSLLIPFVAYAAAERVHASGVLAVVVVALYLGHRNWQVDFATRLQEEAVWKVVAFVLESVVFALIGLQLPVVLTGLGEYDGLHAATYATAVFLAVVVARFLWVFPATFVPRWLSPRIRDREPETDWKAPVIVGWAGMRGVVSLAIAFSVPVDVAHRNLILFLTFTTVIGTLVVQGLTLPPLIRALKLPPKDVQAETLAEAQAQSEASRAAEERLAELLEEPENSTLPPPLADRLRTVMERRRNAVWERLGEVNPETGESADDVYRRLAREMIAAEREVFVTLRDDRRIDDEMLRALLRRLDLEEAAAYREES from the coding sequence ATGGAGGTATTGCCGCTGGTGGCGCTGGTCGCCGGCAGTGCGGCCGTCGCGGGGCTGGCGCGCCGCACCCCGGTGCCCGCGCCGCTGCTGCTGGTCGCCGCCGGTCTGCTGGCCGCCTACGTCCCGGGGGTGCCCGCCTACGCCCTCGACCCGCACATCGTGCTGCCGTTGCTGCTCCCGCCGCTGCTGTACACGGCCGCCGTGGACAGCTCGTACCTGGACCTGCGCGCGAACGTCCGGCCGATCGCCATGCTGTCGGTGGGCTACGTGCTCTTCGCGACGGTGGCCGTCGGGTACGCGGCGTACCTGCTGGTGCCGGGGCTCTCCCTGCCGGTGGCGCTGGTGCTGGGCGCGGTGATCGCCCCGCCGGACGCCGTCGCCGCCACCGCCATCGCCCGCAAGCTGCGGCTGCCGAACCGCATCACGACCATCCTGCAGGGCGAGTCCCTGGTCAACGACGCCACCGCGATCACCGCGTACAAGGTGGCGCTGGCCGCGGCCGTCGGGGTGAGCGCCGGCTGGGCGGGCGGCATCGCGGAGTTCCTGCTGGCCTCGGTCGGCGGGATCGGCGTCGGCCTGCTGCTGATGGTGCCGATCCACCACCTGCGCACACGGCTGAAGGAGCCGCTGCTCCAGAACACCCTGTCGTTGCTGATCCCCTTCGTGGCGTACGCGGCCGCCGAGCGGGTGCACGCCTCCGGGGTGCTCGCGGTCGTCGTGGTCGCGCTGTACCTCGGGCACCGGAACTGGCAGGTCGACTTCGCCACCCGGCTCCAGGAGGAGGCGGTGTGGAAGGTGGTCGCCTTCGTGCTGGAGTCGGTGGTCTTCGCACTGATCGGGCTCCAGCTGCCGGTGGTCCTCACGGGGCTGGGGGAGTACGACGGCCTGCACGCGGCCACCTACGCGACCGCCGTGTTCCTCGCGGTGGTGGTGGCCCGGTTCCTGTGGGTGTTCCCGGCGACCTTCGTGCCCCGTTGGCTGTCGCCGCGGATCCGGGACCGGGAGCCGGAGACCGACTGGAAGGCCCCGGTGATCGTGGGATGGGCCGGGATGCGGGGCGTGGTTTCGCTGGCCATCGCGTTCTCCGTGCCGGTGGACGTGGCGCACCGGAACCTGATCCTCTTCCTGACCTTCACCACGGTCATCGGGACGCTGGTGGTGCAGGGGCTGACGCTGCCGCCGCTGATCCGGGCGCTGAAGCTGCCGCCGAAGGACGTGCAGGCCGAGACCCTGGCGGAGGCGCAGGCGCAGAGCGAGGCCTCGCGGGCGGCCGAGGAGCGGCTGGCGGAGCTGCTGGAGGAACCGGAGAACAGCACGCTGCCGCCGCCGCTGGCGGACCGGCTGCGGACGGTGATGGAGCGCCGGCGCAACGCGGTGTGGGAGCGGCTGGGCGAGGTCAACCCGGAGACGGGGGAGTCGGCGGACGACGTCTACCGGCGGCTCGCGCGGGAGATGATCGCGGCCGAACGGGAGGTCTTCGTGACGCTGCGGGACGACCGTCGGATCGACGACGAGATGCTGCGGGCGCTCCTGCGCAGGCTGGACCTGGAGGAGGCCGCGGCCTACCGCGAGGAGAGCTGA
- a CDS encoding sensor histidine kinase — protein MNDLVRQHTALGETDLEWLHLLVSEWQLLSDLSFADLVLWVPTLDGTRYVSVAQMRPNTGPTSYQDDMVGHLVPRGRRPLLDAALDEGRIVREGDPEWREEVPVRVESIPVRREGRVLGVIARNTNLLTVRTPSRLELTYLQSASDLAQMIAAGSFPFPGQQVDMDASPRVGDGLIRLDADGVVTYASPNALSAYHRLGLASDLVGQHLGTITAELAPSRGPVDEALVKLASGWAPRETEVDGNGGVIQLRAIPLKPKGTRIGSLVLCRDVTELRRRERELITKDATIREIHHRVKNNLQTVAALLRLQSRRMDSPQGREALNEAVRRVGSIAIVHETLSQNLDERVEFDEIADRVIAMVSEISPGKVDCRRTGRFGILDAEVATPLSMVLTEILQNALEHAFTQGEGGTVEVAAIRTGTGRTDGRLLITVLDDGSGLPEGFDPQRAGNLGLQIVRTLVEGELGGTFDMLRAEPRGTKVVLDIPSSPQK, from the coding sequence ATGAACGACCTCGTACGCCAGCACACCGCTCTCGGTGAAACCGACCTGGAGTGGCTCCACCTGCTGGTTTCGGAGTGGCAGCTGCTCTCCGACCTGTCCTTCGCCGACCTCGTCCTGTGGGTTCCCACCCTCGACGGCACGCGGTACGTCTCGGTCGCCCAGATGCGCCCGAACACCGGTCCCACCTCGTACCAGGACGACATGGTCGGCCACCTGGTGCCGCGCGGCCGCCGCCCGCTGCTGGACGCCGCGCTCGACGAGGGCCGGATCGTGCGCGAGGGCGACCCCGAGTGGCGCGAGGAGGTACCGGTCCGCGTCGAGTCGATCCCCGTCCGCCGCGAGGGACGGGTACTGGGAGTGATCGCGCGCAATACCAATCTGCTCACTGTGCGTACACCGAGCCGGCTGGAGCTGACCTACCTCCAGTCCGCCTCCGACCTCGCGCAGATGATCGCGGCGGGCTCCTTCCCGTTCCCCGGCCAGCAGGTCGACATGGACGCCTCCCCGCGGGTCGGGGACGGCCTGATCCGCCTCGACGCCGACGGCGTCGTCACCTACGCCTCCCCGAACGCGCTCTCCGCCTACCACCGGCTCGGCCTCGCCTCCGACCTCGTGGGTCAGCACCTGGGCACCATCACGGCCGAACTCGCCCCCTCCCGCGGGCCGGTGGACGAGGCTTTGGTCAAGCTCGCCAGCGGTTGGGCCCCCAGGGAGACCGAGGTCGACGGCAACGGCGGGGTCATCCAGCTCCGCGCCATCCCGCTCAAGCCGAAGGGCACCCGGATCGGCTCCCTGGTGCTGTGCCGCGACGTCACGGAACTGCGTCGTCGCGAACGTGAATTGATCACCAAGGACGCGACCATCCGGGAGATCCACCACCGGGTGAAGAACAACCTCCAGACCGTGGCGGCACTGTTGCGGCTCCAGTCCCGCCGGATGGATTCGCCGCAGGGACGCGAGGCGTTGAACGAGGCCGTGCGCCGTGTCGGATCGATCGCGATCGTGCACGAGACGCTGTCTCAGAACCTCGACGAGCGGGTCGAGTTCGACGAGATCGCCGACCGCGTCATCGCGATGGTCTCGGAGATCTCACCGGGAAAGGTCGACTGTCGGCGCACCGGCAGGTTCGGGATCCTGGACGCGGAGGTCGCCACTCCGCTGTCGATGGTGCTGACGGAGATCTTGCAGAACGCCCTGGAGCACGCCTTCACCCAGGGGGAGGGGGGCACCGTGGAGGTGGCCGCGATCCGCACCGGAACCGGTCGCACCGATGGCCGGCTGCTGATCACCGTGCTCGACGACGGCAGCGGTCTGCCCGAGGGGTTCGACCCCCAGCGCGCCGGCAATCTCGGGCTGCAGATCGTACGGACCCTCGTGGAGGGGGAGCTCGGCGGCACGTTCGACATGCTCCGGGCCGAGCCGCGCGGCACCAAGGTCGTCCTCGACATCCCGTCCAGCCCGCAGAAGTAG
- a CDS encoding RNA polymerase sigma factor SigF, with translation MSSGEIPVRGGDRPRVRHEVDGGIPEQQHARPHPADADAEDGFLDSAERRAGPMSDNQQEQPQPSQPTGTGGGAEAPPPVVPPVPPVPVFPVTPALPDPRDRSGARALFIELRALPDGSVEKAELRNRLVRMHLPLVEHLARRFRNRGEPLDDLTQVATIGLIKSVDRFDPDRGVEFSTYATPTVVGEIKRHFRDKGWAVRVPRRLQELRLSLTTATAELSQQHGRSPTVHELAERLGISEEEVLEGLESANAYSTLSLDVPDTDDESPAVADTLGAEDEALEGVEYRESLKPLLEGLPPREKRILLLRFFGNMTQSQIAQEVGISQMHVSRLLARTLAQLREKLLVEE, from the coding sequence GTGAGCAGCGGGGAGATCCCGGTGCGGGGCGGGGATCGGCCCCGGGTACGGCACGAGGTCGACGGCGGCATCCCGGAGCAGCAGCACGCCCGGCCGCACCCGGCTGACGCGGATGCGGAAGACGGCTTTTTGGACTCGGCGGAGCGACGGGCGGGCCCTATGAGCGATAACCAGCAGGAACAACCACAACCATCCCAGCCGACCGGGACGGGAGGCGGGGCCGAGGCCCCGCCCCCGGTGGTTCCCCCGGTGCCGCCGGTGCCGGTGTTTCCGGTGACCCCGGCGCTGCCGGATCCGCGCGACCGCAGCGGCGCGCGGGCCCTGTTCATCGAGCTGCGGGCCCTGCCCGACGGGTCGGTGGAGAAGGCCGAGCTGCGCAACCGGCTGGTACGGATGCACCTGCCGCTGGTGGAACACCTGGCGCGGCGCTTCCGCAACCGCGGTGAGCCGCTCGACGACCTGACCCAGGTCGCGACGATCGGCCTCATCAAATCGGTGGACCGGTTCGACCCGGACCGCGGGGTCGAGTTCTCCACGTACGCCACGCCCACGGTGGTCGGCGAGATCAAGCGCCACTTCCGCGACAAGGGCTGGGCGGTGCGGGTACCGCGCCGTCTGCAGGAGCTGCGGCTCTCGCTGACGACGGCCACGGCCGAACTGTCCCAGCAGCACGGTCGCTCCCCGACGGTGCACGAGCTGGCAGAGCGGCTGGGGATCTCCGAGGAGGAGGTGCTGGAGGGGCTGGAATCGGCCAATGCCTACAGCACGCTCTCCCTCGACGTCCCGGACACCGACGACGAGTCGCCGGCGGTCGCGGACACCCTGGGTGCGGAGGACGAGGCCCTGGAGGGCGTCGAGTACCGCGAGTCCCTCAAGCCGCTGCTGGAGGGCCTGCCGCCGCGGGAGAAGCGGATCCTGCTGCTTCGCTTCTTCGGCAACATGACCCAGTCGCAGATCGCCCAGGAAGTCGGCATCTCCCAGATGCACGTCTCCCGGCTGCTGGCCCGCACCCTGGCCCAGCTCCGCGAGAAGCTCCTCGTCGAGGAGTAG
- a CDS encoding diacylglycerol/lipid kinase family protein, with the protein MRALLVANPAATTTSARTRDVLTHALASEMKLEAVTTEYRGHARDLGRKAAHEGLDLVVALGGDGTVNEVVNGLLHNGPDPERLPRLAVVPGGSTNVFARALGLPNDAVEATGALLDALREQRERTVGLGLAAGTPGTEDESVPARWFTFCAGFGFDAGVVGRVEQQRERGKRSTHALYVRQLMRQFWEEPNRRHGTVTLERPGADPVTDLVLSIVCNTSPWTYLGNRPLYASPEASFDTALDVLALNRLSTPAVARYATQLLTSTPERGPHGKHAVSLHDLTDFTLHSKVPLPFQMDGDHLGLRTSVRFTGVRRALRVIV; encoded by the coding sequence ATGCGTGCACTTCTCGTGGCCAACCCAGCAGCGACGACCACCAGTGCGCGCACGCGCGACGTCCTGACCCATGCCCTGGCCAGCGAGATGAAGCTGGAGGCGGTCACCACCGAGTACCGCGGGCACGCCCGGGACCTCGGGCGCAAGGCCGCGCACGAGGGGCTCGACCTCGTCGTGGCCCTCGGTGGCGACGGCACGGTCAACGAGGTGGTCAACGGGCTCCTGCACAACGGGCCCGATCCGGAGCGGCTGCCGCGGCTGGCGGTGGTTCCCGGTGGCTCCACCAATGTGTTCGCGCGCGCCCTGGGCCTGCCCAACGACGCGGTCGAGGCGACCGGCGCCCTGCTGGACGCGCTGCGGGAGCAGCGCGAGCGGACGGTGGGGCTGGGCCTGGCGGCCGGCACCCCGGGCACGGAGGACGAGTCGGTCCCGGCCCGCTGGTTCACCTTCTGCGCGGGCTTCGGCTTCGACGCGGGCGTGGTGGGCCGGGTGGAGCAGCAGCGCGAGCGCGGCAAGCGTTCGACGCACGCCCTGTACGTGCGACAGCTGATGCGCCAGTTCTGGGAGGAGCCGAACCGGCGTCACGGCACGGTCACGCTGGAGCGCCCCGGCGCGGACCCGGTGACCGACCTGGTGCTGTCGATAGTGTGCAATACGTCACCGTGGACGTATCTGGGGAATCGTCCGCTTTACGCCTCCCCCGAAGCCTCGTTCGATACTGCGCTTGACGTATTGGCACTGAACCGTTTGTCAACTCCAGCGGTCGCGCGGTACGCGACACAGCTCCTGACCTCCACTCCTGAGCGGGGTCCGCACGGCAAGCACGCGGTGTCTCTGCACGATCTGACCGACTTCACCTTGCATTCGAAGGTTCCGCTTCCCTTCCAGATGGACGGCGATCACCTCGGACTGCGGACCAGCGTTCGGTTCACAGGCGTACGCCGGGCACTGCGTGTGATTGTGTGA
- a CDS encoding RrF2 family transcriptional regulator, translating into MRLTRFTDLALRVLMRLAIEETDLPTTRDVAATMEVPYTHTAKVVARLQHLGLVEARRGRGGGLALTAAGRAAPVGAVVRELEGEGDVVECEGTSPCPLRGACVLRGALRRAQEAFFAALDPLTVNDLVASPTGPLLLGISSRAPIGSGGP; encoded by the coding sequence ATGCGGCTGACCCGATTCACCGACCTGGCGCTGCGCGTCCTGATGCGCCTGGCCATCGAGGAAACGGACCTCCCGACCACCCGTGACGTGGCGGCGACCATGGAGGTCCCCTACACGCACACCGCCAAGGTGGTCGCCAGGCTGCAGCACCTCGGCCTGGTCGAGGCGCGGCGCGGCCGTGGCGGCGGACTCGCCCTGACCGCCGCCGGGCGCGCCGCGCCGGTCGGTGCGGTGGTGCGCGAACTGGAGGGCGAGGGCGACGTCGTGGAGTGCGAGGGCACGTCGCCCTGCCCGCTGCGCGGCGCCTGCGTACTGCGCGGCGCCCTGCGCCGGGCCCAGGAGGCGTTCTTCGCCGCACTGGACCCGCTCACGGTGAACGACCTGGTGGCGTCCCCGACCGGACCGCTCCTGCTGGGCATTTCGAGCAGGGCGCCGATCGGATCCGGGGGCCCCTGA
- a CDS encoding WhiB family transcriptional regulator: MDWRHNAVCREEDPELFFPIGNTGPALLQIEEAKAVCRRCPVMEQCLQWALESGQDSGVWGGLSEDERRAMKRRAARNRARNASA, from the coding sequence ATGGACTGGCGTCACAACGCCGTTTGTCGTGAGGAAGACCCGGAACTCTTCTTCCCCATCGGCAACACCGGTCCTGCGCTGCTGCAGATCGAGGAAGCCAAGGCCGTCTGCCGCCGTTGCCCCGTCATGGAGCAGTGCCTGCAGTGGGCGCTCGAGTCCGGTCAGGACTCCGGTGTCTGGGGCGGTCTCAGCGAGGACGAGCGCCGCGCCATGAAGCGCCGCGCCGCTCGCAACCGGGCGCGCAACGCCAGCGCCTGA